One part of the Streptomyces sp. NBC_00286 genome encodes these proteins:
- a CDS encoding GNAT family N-acetyltransferase, protein MPPRITALTDPEPTPSSRRPAWLAADDEGVPVGSAFLRLFLKEGQRHLAELEVTVHRAERRRGVGSALLDAAVAAARSEGRRSVLAQAEEGSPGDLFLSARGFRRVLTLTYARLPLAHADLSRIDAIAEQAHDDYRLIEWEGTVPPELARTYADSRRAMDDMPMEGTDYGTVVWDVDRVVSAAEAIGKRGDLLHTVAAVDTRDGAVVGFSELVVPGDGRGDGQHYGTAVLPEHRGHGLARWMKAQSIRLARRRHPELGGLLTDTADSNTPMRRVNDTLGYLPTHKAVECRLDL, encoded by the coding sequence GTGCCGCCTCGCATCACCGCGCTCACCGACCCCGAACCCACCCCGTCCAGCCGGCGGCCGGCCTGGCTCGCGGCCGACGATGAGGGGGTACCAGTCGGGTCCGCCTTTCTGCGGCTCTTCCTGAAGGAGGGGCAGCGGCATCTCGCTGAGCTCGAAGTCACCGTGCACCGGGCCGAGCGGCGCCGGGGCGTGGGCAGCGCTCTGCTGGACGCGGCCGTCGCGGCGGCGCGCAGCGAGGGGCGGCGGTCGGTTCTCGCACAGGCCGAGGAGGGCTCGCCAGGGGATCTGTTCCTGTCGGCGCGCGGCTTCCGCCGGGTGCTGACGCTGACGTACGCCCGGCTGCCGCTGGCCCACGCCGACCTCAGCCGGATCGACGCGATCGCCGAACAGGCGCATGACGACTACCGGTTGATCGAGTGGGAGGGCACCGTGCCGCCCGAACTGGCGCGGACGTACGCCGATTCGCGGCGGGCCATGGACGACATGCCGATGGAGGGCACCGACTACGGCACGGTGGTGTGGGACGTGGACCGCGTGGTGTCGGCGGCGGAGGCGATCGGCAAGCGCGGCGATCTGCTGCACACCGTGGCCGCGGTGGACACACGAGACGGTGCGGTGGTCGGTTTCTCCGAGCTGGTCGTGCCCGGCGACGGGCGGGGCGACGGCCAGCACTACGGAACCGCCGTACTCCCCGAGCACCGCGGACACGGCCTCGCCCGCTGGATGAAGGCCCAGTCGATCCGCCTGGCCCGCCGACGGCACCCGGAGCTCGGCGGACTGCTCACCGACACGGCGGACAGCAACACGCCCATGCGCCGCGTCAACGACACCCTCGGCTATCTGCCCACACACAAGGCCGTGGAGTGCCGGCTCGATCTGTGA
- a CDS encoding GlsB/YeaQ/YmgE family stress response membrane protein has translation MEISGIISAIVIGIIIGVLGRLVVPGRQRIGVLWTILVGIAAALVGSGIASAFDVAETEGVDWIEWLIQIGLAAVGVAALDRSKVRR, from the coding sequence ATGGAGATCTCGGGCATCATCAGTGCCATCGTGATCGGCATCATCATTGGTGTGCTGGGCCGGCTCGTCGTCCCGGGCCGTCAGCGCATCGGCGTCCTGTGGACCATCCTGGTCGGTATCGCGGCCGCGCTCGTCGGGTCGGGCATCGCCTCGGCCTTCGACGTGGCGGAAACCGAAGGGGTGGACTGGATCGAGTGGCTGATCCAGATCGGCCTCGCGGCGGTGGGCGTCGCCGCGCTGGACCGGTCCAAGGTACGCCGCTGA
- a CDS encoding GNAT family N-acetyltransferase, with translation MDIRPSLALPPQLRLEGDGIRLREWSEDDVLALVELYDDPEMARWTPVASPFDIAAAHTYLAEAFAARAQGRKVQFAITTDGVVPRGEVLLFRNQKDERDVELAYGVGAAHRGQGLASRAVRLVADYALRHIDARRVVLCIEEGNTASRAVAQATGFTLVDTDPVLRMSRGREVPLQTWARLNHRDGP, from the coding sequence ATGGACATCCGACCGTCGCTTGCCCTGCCGCCACAACTCCGCCTCGAAGGGGACGGGATCCGGCTCCGCGAGTGGTCGGAGGACGATGTGCTCGCTCTGGTCGAGCTGTACGACGACCCGGAGATGGCCCGCTGGACGCCCGTGGCCTCGCCGTTCGACATCGCGGCGGCTCATACGTATCTCGCCGAGGCGTTCGCGGCGCGTGCTCAGGGGCGCAAGGTGCAGTTCGCGATCACCACGGACGGTGTCGTTCCGCGCGGCGAGGTCCTGCTGTTCCGCAACCAGAAAGACGAACGGGACGTCGAACTCGCCTATGGCGTCGGCGCCGCCCACCGCGGCCAGGGCCTGGCCTCCAGAGCCGTGCGCCTCGTAGCGGACTACGCACTGCGCCACATCGACGCCCGGCGCGTGGTCCTGTGCATCGAGGAGGGCAACACGGCGAGCAGAGCGGTCGCGCAGGCCACCGGCTTCACCCTCGTCGACACCGACCCGGTCCTGCGCATGTCGAGGGGACGGGAGGTCCCCTTGCAGACCTGGGCGCGCCTGAACCACAGGGATGGCCCGTAG
- a CDS encoding ArsR/SmtB family transcription factor: MDQVFKALSDGTRRRLLDRLHEHNGQTLGELCARIDMSRQSVTQHLAVLEAANLVSTVWRGREKLHYLNPVPLHEIQERWIDKFERPRLRALSALKRRAEEDMTDKPSYVYVTYIQSTPEKVWDALTDADLTATYWGHSNVSDWRPGSRWEHRRTDGSGIADAVGTVVESERPTRLVLTGVAPEDEGQEEKYSRITFDIQKHENIVRLTVTEEDLTDEAMLADVSSGWPAVLSNLKSFLETGSPLPVEPWTVPTG; encoded by the coding sequence ATGGACCAGGTCTTCAAGGCGCTGTCGGACGGGACGCGCCGACGGCTGCTCGACAGGCTGCACGAGCACAACGGGCAGACGCTGGGGGAGTTGTGCGCCCGGATCGACATGTCGCGTCAGTCGGTGACCCAGCACCTGGCCGTTCTGGAGGCCGCCAACCTGGTCAGCACGGTGTGGCGGGGGCGGGAGAAGCTGCACTACCTCAACCCCGTACCGCTCCACGAGATCCAGGAGCGGTGGATCGACAAGTTCGAGCGCCCGCGCCTACGTGCGCTGAGTGCACTCAAGCGACGAGCCGAGGAAGACATGACCGACAAGCCGTCATACGTATACGTCACCTACATCCAGAGCACGCCCGAGAAGGTCTGGGACGCGCTCACCGACGCCGACCTGACCGCCACGTACTGGGGCCACAGCAACGTCTCGGACTGGCGGCCCGGCTCCCGCTGGGAGCACCGCCGTACGGACGGCTCCGGCATCGCCGACGCGGTCGGCACCGTCGTGGAGAGCGAGCGGCCCACGCGCCTGGTGCTGACCGGGGTCGCACCCGAGGACGAGGGGCAGGAGGAGAAGTACTCCCGGATCACCTTCGATATTCAGAAGCACGAGAACATCGTTCGGCTCACTGTCACCGAGGAGGATCTGACCGACGAGGCCATGCTGGCCGATGTGTCGTCCGGCTGGCCTGCGGTGCTGTCCAACCTCAAGTCCTTCCTCGAGACTGGCAGCCCGCTGCCGGTGGAGCCGTGGACCGTGCCCACCGGCTGA
- a CDS encoding SPW repeat protein produces MADVSRTRGDITTHPDVGEMRDRYARMLGGRDVALVDGPVFLLGLYCAASPWILHFTTSQPALVTHNLIMGIAIGLLALGFTRAPERMYGLSWAMSAIGVWLIISPWVVGESPDAGVIVSNVIIGGLAVVLGAVCAAASAKSTPKAYEQR; encoded by the coding sequence ATGGCCGACGTCTCACGCACCAGAGGTGACATCACCACTCACCCAGACGTAGGCGAAATGCGGGATCGGTACGCCCGCATGCTTGGTGGTCGCGATGTGGCGCTCGTGGACGGACCGGTGTTCCTGCTCGGTCTGTACTGCGCTGCATCCCCGTGGATTCTCCACTTCACTACAAGCCAGCCCGCACTCGTGACGCACAACCTCATCATGGGCATCGCTATAGGCCTGCTGGCACTCGGATTCACCAGAGCCCCGGAACGGATGTACGGCCTGAGCTGGGCGATGTCCGCCATAGGCGTGTGGCTGATCATCTCGCCGTGGGTGGTGGGCGAGAGCCCCGACGCGGGCGTCATCGTCAGCAACGTCATCATCGGCGGCCTCGCCGTCGTGCTGGGAGCCGTGTGCGCGGCCGCATCGGCGAAGAGCACACCGAAGGCGTACGAGCAGCGGTAG
- a CDS encoding hydrolase, with translation MADVLARIPADMWATPYAGARFPGSAAVRDRPGLAHGANCQLFAYAVLELFGVFGLEPAAWRSSDLWADTRLTRRVAVAQPLDLVLFNATDEAWGAHVGVVVGEGQILHLCAEVGRPAVWSMAEFAARERYRTLLGFKRMR, from the coding sequence GTGGCTGACGTGCTGGCGCGGATACCCGCGGACATGTGGGCGACCCCGTACGCCGGTGCGCGGTTTCCGGGATCCGCGGCGGTACGCGACCGGCCGGGCCTCGCCCACGGCGCCAACTGCCAGCTGTTCGCGTACGCGGTTCTCGAACTGTTCGGCGTATTCGGCCTGGAACCCGCTGCCTGGCGCTCCAGCGACCTGTGGGCCGATACCAGGCTGACGCGCCGCGTCGCGGTCGCTCAGCCCCTGGACCTGGTTCTGTTCAACGCCACCGACGAAGCGTGGGGCGCGCACGTAGGGGTCGTCGTGGGGGAGGGCCAAATCCTTCACCTGTGCGCCGAGGTCGGGCGCCCCGCCGTGTGGAGCATGGCGGAGTTCGCCGCACGGGAGCGGTACCGGACCCTGCTCGGCTTCAAGCGGATGCGCTGA
- a CDS encoding acyl-CoA dehydrogenase family protein: MTTAPHPLVARAHRLAHDLLAPHAERVDQETVPASHIDAVRRSGLLGVGAPTEYGGAGASAAVARETAEILAGACCSTWFVQTQHHTPVKVLATYDSPVREKLLRPLATGELLAGIAYAHVRAFPRVLVRAVPEPGGWRFDGTVPWYTGWGLNDVMLLAGVTDTAEVVFAFTEAREQPGLRPSPPMRLAALTAARTVSMELDGLRVPEEAVALRVPYERWSVTDRTKTVNASPAVFGITEAALALLDDDTAAPLRTRLDEVRRRSYTLADHPVPHEHLDERLALRTQAYDVMRTATTAAVVTEGGRAMALTSKAQRLAREAMFLLVQGQTAESRAAHLASLTFSASA; the protein is encoded by the coding sequence ATGACCACCGCACCTCATCCCCTCGTCGCCCGTGCCCACCGGCTCGCGCACGACCTTCTCGCCCCGCATGCCGAGCGGGTCGACCAGGAGACCGTGCCCGCGAGCCACATCGACGCGGTCAGGCGGTCGGGGCTGCTCGGAGTGGGCGCGCCGACGGAGTACGGCGGGGCGGGGGCGTCCGCCGCGGTGGCGCGGGAGACCGCGGAGATCCTGGCCGGGGCGTGCTGCTCGACGTGGTTCGTGCAGACCCAGCACCACACGCCCGTGAAGGTGCTCGCCACCTACGACTCACCTGTACGGGAGAAGCTGCTGCGTCCCCTGGCCACGGGCGAGCTGCTGGCGGGGATCGCGTACGCCCATGTCCGTGCCTTTCCCCGGGTTCTCGTACGGGCCGTGCCCGAGCCCGGAGGCTGGCGGTTCGACGGCACCGTGCCCTGGTACACGGGCTGGGGGCTGAACGACGTGATGCTGCTCGCGGGCGTGACGGACACGGCCGAGGTGGTGTTCGCCTTCACCGAGGCACGCGAGCAGCCGGGGCTGCGCCCGTCACCGCCGATGCGGCTCGCGGCCCTCACGGCCGCCCGCACGGTGTCCATGGAGCTGGACGGCCTGCGGGTGCCGGAGGAGGCGGTCGCCCTACGGGTACCGTACGAGCGGTGGTCCGTGACCGACCGCACGAAGACGGTGAACGCCTCACCGGCGGTGTTCGGCATCACCGAGGCGGCCCTCGCTCTGCTGGACGACGACACCGCCGCTCCGCTGCGCACCCGCCTCGACGAGGTACGCCGCCGGTCCTACACGCTGGCCGACCACCCGGTGCCGCACGAGCACCTGGACGAACGACTGGCTCTGCGCACCCAGGCCTACGACGTGATGCGCACGGCCACCACCGCGGCAGTGGTGACGGAAGGCGGGCGCGCGATGGCCCTGACCAGCAAGGCCCAACGCCTGGCCAGGGAGGCGATGTTCCTGCTGGTGCAGGGCCAGACCGCCGAGTCGCGGGCCGCGCACCTCGCCTCATTGACGTTCAGCGCATCCGCTTGA
- a CDS encoding YciI family protein, producing the protein MKYYLLSVMQPVGGMPAPEVLEEIGKNLDVFHQELREADAWVFAGGLHGPESSTVLRPRDGDVLITDGPYAEGKEMLGGICLIKAPDLDAALEWGRKAALATTLPIEVRPFMGEADG; encoded by the coding sequence ATGAAGTACTACCTGCTCAGCGTGATGCAACCGGTCGGGGGCATGCCCGCCCCCGAGGTCCTCGAGGAGATCGGCAAGAACCTCGACGTCTTCCACCAGGAGCTGCGGGAGGCGGATGCCTGGGTGTTCGCCGGGGGACTGCACGGCCCGGAGTCCTCCACCGTGCTGCGGCCTCGCGACGGTGACGTCCTGATCACCGACGGCCCGTATGCCGAGGGCAAGGAGATGCTCGGCGGGATCTGCCTCATCAAGGCGCCCGACCTGGACGCGGCCCTGGAGTGGGGACGCAAGGCGGCCCTGGCGACGACCCTGCCGATCGAGGTGCGGCCCTTCATGGGCGAAGCCGACGGATGA
- a CDS encoding RNA polymerase sigma factor — MTMDIEAVFRAEYGRAVSVLVRFLGDIDLAEEAVQDAFTTAMLRWPETGVPPSPAGWIVTTARNRAIDRLRRESSRQARHAEAALLHAPDAPPEEGPVRDDRLRLVFTCCHPALALQARVALTLRLLGGLTTAQIARAFLVPEPTMAQRLVRAKAKIRNAGIPYRVPRDADLPDRLTGVLAVVYLIFNQGYEGREELCAEALRLGRLLAELMPDEPEATGLLALMLLVESRRDARRDDDGVLVPLPEQDRTCWDRDLIAEGQELVRRCLRRNQPGPYQIQAAIQAVHSDAPTGDATDWNQIRRLYDQLLDLAPSPVVALNRAVAVAETEGPRQALGLVDALDLDDYGVLHAVRADLLRRLGRDTEAVREYEAAIAFTESAAERAFLDRRRRELTR, encoded by the coding sequence ATGACCATGGACATCGAGGCCGTGTTCCGCGCGGAGTACGGCCGCGCCGTCTCCGTCCTCGTCCGCTTCCTCGGCGACATCGACCTCGCCGAGGAAGCGGTCCAGGACGCCTTCACCACGGCCATGCTGCGCTGGCCGGAGACCGGCGTGCCGCCCAGCCCGGCCGGATGGATCGTCACGACCGCCCGCAACCGGGCGATCGACCGGCTGCGCCGTGAGTCCTCCCGGCAGGCCCGGCACGCCGAGGCCGCCCTGCTGCACGCCCCCGACGCACCGCCCGAGGAGGGCCCCGTGCGCGACGACCGGCTCCGCCTCGTCTTCACCTGCTGCCACCCCGCCCTCGCCCTCCAGGCCCGGGTCGCCCTGACTCTGCGGCTGCTCGGCGGGCTGACCACGGCCCAGATCGCGCGCGCCTTCCTCGTACCCGAGCCGACCATGGCCCAGCGGCTCGTCCGGGCCAAGGCGAAGATCCGCAACGCGGGGATCCCGTACCGGGTGCCGCGCGACGCCGACCTCCCGGACCGGCTCACCGGAGTGCTGGCCGTCGTCTACCTGATCTTCAACCAGGGGTACGAGGGTAGGGAGGAGCTGTGCGCCGAGGCTCTGCGTCTCGGCCGCCTCCTCGCCGAGCTCATGCCGGACGAGCCCGAGGCAACTGGCCTGCTCGCGCTGATGCTCCTCGTCGAGTCGCGCCGGGATGCCCGGCGGGACGACGACGGCGTGCTGGTGCCGCTGCCGGAGCAGGATCGCACCTGCTGGGACCGCGACCTGATCGCCGAGGGGCAGGAACTCGTCCGCCGCTGCCTGCGCCGGAACCAACCGGGCCCGTACCAGATCCAGGCCGCCATCCAAGCCGTCCACAGTGACGCTCCGACCGGAGACGCCACGGACTGGAATCAGATCCGGCGCCTCTACGACCAGCTCCTGGATCTGGCCCCGAGCCCGGTCGTGGCCCTGAACCGGGCCGTCGCCGTGGCCGAGACCGAGGGCCCGCGGCAGGCCCTCGGCCTCGTGGACGCCCTCGACCTCGACGACTACGGCGTCCTCCACGCCGTCCGCGCCGACCTGCTGCGCCGCCTGGGCCGCGACACGGAGGCCGTGCGGGAGTACGAGGCGGCCATCGCGTTCACCGAGAGCGCGGCGGAACGTGCGTTCCTCGACCGTCGCCGGAGGGAACTCACACGCTGA